A part of Chitinimonas koreensis genomic DNA contains:
- a CDS encoding flagellin N-terminal helical domain-containing protein yields MQVINTNIPSLNAQRNLDTSLGSLNTSLQRLSSGLRINSAKDDAAGLAISERFTAQIRGSEQARRNANDGVSMTQVGEGALTKMGDILQRIRELSVQSANASNSASDRLALNAEVTQLTAELDRFAQQTEFNGLKLLDGTFTSSVFQIGANANQTVTATTANFRTTAYGTQQVGSITPVSSGVYSTTTTGPVTGAAVTASGTVLIRGGAASGKISVLPTDSAKDIADKINGQSQTGIRAQSRTETTLTFGATGSYTIRAYGNNATGQTVTFNITDTSTSQGLTDVVTQFNNQTSKTGVTAKLNTTGTGVILVSDTGDNISLSATSGSIAGAISGGGVALATGASGAMTIAGQVILDSDKSYTITTSGAALSTSIFGQPLAAGGQVVSQLQSVASLDITNFDNATQAIRIVDSALAVVNGQRANFGALQSRFEATIGNLQITSENLSASRSRIRDADFAAETANLTRAQILQQAGTAMLAQANAIPNQVLSLLRG; encoded by the coding sequence ATGCAAGTAATCAACACCAATATTCCGTCGCTCAATGCGCAACGGAACCTGGATACCTCCCTGGGCAGCCTCAACACTTCGTTGCAGCGCCTGTCTTCGGGTCTGCGTATCAACTCGGCCAAGGACGACGCCGCCGGCCTCGCGATCTCGGAGCGTTTCACCGCCCAGATTCGCGGCAGCGAGCAGGCCCGCCGCAACGCCAACGACGGGGTTTCGATGACCCAGGTCGGCGAAGGCGCCCTGACCAAGATGGGCGACATCCTGCAGCGGATTCGCGAACTCTCGGTGCAGTCGGCCAACGCCAGCAACTCGGCTTCCGACCGCCTGGCGCTGAACGCCGAAGTGACCCAGCTCACCGCCGAGCTCGACCGCTTCGCCCAGCAGACCGAATTCAACGGCCTCAAGCTGCTCGACGGTACCTTCACCTCGTCGGTGTTCCAGATCGGTGCCAACGCCAACCAGACGGTGACGGCGACCACGGCGAACTTCCGTACCACCGCCTACGGCACCCAGCAGGTCGGCTCGATCACGCCGGTCTCCTCGGGCGTCTACAGCACGACTACCACCGGGCCGGTGACCGGCGCGGCGGTGACCGCCTCGGGCACGGTGCTGATCCGCGGCGGCGCGGCCAGCGGCAAGATCAGCGTGCTGCCGACCGATTCGGCCAAGGACATCGCCGACAAGATCAACGGCCAGTCGCAGACCGGCATCCGGGCCCAGTCGCGCACCGAGACGACGCTGACCTTCGGCGCGACCGGCAGCTACACGATCCGGGCCTACGGCAACAATGCGACCGGCCAGACGGTGACCTTCAACATCACCGACACCAGCACCTCGCAGGGCCTGACCGACGTGGTCACCCAGTTCAACAACCAGACGTCCAAGACCGGCGTCACGGCCAAGCTCAATACCACGGGCACCGGCGTGATCCTGGTGTCCGACACCGGCGACAACATTTCGCTGTCGGCGACGTCCGGCTCGATCGCCGGGGCGATCTCGGGCGGCGGCGTGGCGCTGGCGACCGGGGCCTCGGGCGCGATGACCATCGCCGGCCAGGTGATCCTGGATTCGGACAAGTCCTACACCATCACCACCTCGGGTGCGGCGCTGTCCACCTCGATCTTCGGCCAGCCGCTGGCGGCGGGCGGGCAGGTGGTGTCGCAACTGCAATCGGTCGCCTCGCTCGACATCACCAACTTCGACAACGCGACGCAGGCGATCCGCATCGTCGACAGCGCGCTGGCGGTGGTGAACGGGCAACGCGCCAACTTCGGTGCCCTGCAGAGCCGGTTCGAGGCCACGATCGGCAACCTGCAGATCACCTCCGAGAACTTGTCGGCCTCGCGTTCGCGGATCCGCGACGCGGACTTCGCGGCGGAAACCGCGAACCTGACACGGGCTCAGATCCTTCAACAAGCGGGTACCGCGATGCTGGCCCAAGCCAACGCGATTCCCAATCAGGTCCTGTCACTGCTGCGAGGT